The Calliphora vicina chromosome 3, idCalVici1.1, whole genome shotgun sequence genome contains a region encoding:
- the Cpr78Cc gene encoding pupal cuticle protein Edg-78E: protein MFKIFVLTALLAFAYADNIDKDAQVLSLKNDPADAEGNYAYAFETSNGIQQQEAGNPNGVAGSYEFVSPEGEKIFITYTADENGFQPSGDHLPTPPPIPEAILKSLEYIAAHPQQDNK from the coding sequence TTCGTCTTGACCGCTCTATTGGCTTTTGCCTACGCCGACAACATCGACAAAGATGCTCAAGTCTTGAGCTTAAAAAATGATCCCGCCGATGCTGAAGGCAACTACGCATACGCTTTCGAAACCAGCAATGGCATCCAACAACAAGAAGCCGGTAATCCCAATGGTGTAGCTGGTTCATACGAATTCGTCTCGCCTGAAGGTGAAAAAATCTTCATTACCTATACCGCCGATGAAAATGGTTTCCAGCCAAGTGGTGATCATTTGCCAACACCTCCTCCAATCCCAGAGGCTATTCTTAAGTCTTTGGAATACATTGCCGCCCATCCACAACAAGACAACAAATAG